The Burkholderia ambifaria AMMD genome contains the following window.
CCGTCTCCCCATCGGTGCGAATGCACCATGCAGGCTGGTGCATCCGCATCTGCCGCGCGCGGCGCGCGGCTGCCATCCTGTCCACTCGGCGGTGCGACGCGGGCTGCGGCACCGTCGGCTCTCTCCCCAATTCGTTGCAGGAGACGACCATGGACAGGAATCGCATCGAAGGCAAGCTCAAACAACTGAAAGGTTCGGTCAAGGAAGCACTCGGCAAGGTGACGGGCGACCGCGAAACGGAGGCGGAAGGCGTGGCGGAACAGCAGGCCGGCAAGATCCAGGAGAAGGCGGGCGAAGCGGCCGACGAAGTGCGCCGTCATACGGGCAGCGACCGGCACTGAGCGCCGTTGACTCATCGCGCGTTGTGTCCACGTCGTGTGACGTAGCGATGATTCTCCATCGGCATCACCCCGCGCAGTTTTGATTTGAAGGCACTTGCGCGCATTCCGCCCGATCTTTCTCGTTCCCGGCCCGCCAGCGCGCGGGCCGGCGCCGTCCGTGCACACGGAACTTGATGACAATTCCTCACAACGTAGTTCCGATATTTCGTTTGCTGCACGCGTATTGGCTACCCACAATCGGTTCACCTCTTTCGCGCTGACAGGTTCTTCGGAGACGGAACCGCGGTGATCGACCGGCAAGCCATGCGCCTTGGCGCAGCTCCGGCGACAGCAGAATTCACCGGCACGCGGGAGGTCGCCGCCGCGCGATGGTCGTGCGGCGCATCCGACCCATACAAGAAGGATTGGCCGATGACGTTCCGCATTCGTTCGCTTTCCGGCATTGCACTGACCGCCGCGATCCTCGCGTTCCAGACGGGCGCGGCCCACGCGCAGGAGACGGTCGTGAAGGTCGGCGTGGCCGTGCCACTGACCGGCGGTGGCGCTGCCTACGGCAAGGACATCGAGAACGGCGTGCGCATGGCCGTCGACGAGGCGAACGCCGCGCATACGACGATCGGCGGCAAGCCGGTGAAGTTCGTCGTCGCGTCGCAGGACGACCAGAGCGATCCGCGCATCGGCGTACAGGCCGCGCAGCAGCTGACCGACGCGCAAGTAGCCGTCGTGATCGGCCACTTCAATTCGGGCACGACGCTGCCCGCGTCGAAGATCTACGCGAAGGCCGGCATTCCGATGATCACGCCGTCGGCGACCAATCCCGACATCACGCGCGCCGGGCTCGGCACCGTGTACCGCGTGATCGCCACCGACGCGCAGAACGCCGGCAACGCCGGCGCCTATGCGGCGAGCGTGACCAAGGCGAAGCGCATCGCGATCATCGACGATCGCACCGCGTTCGGCCAGGGCGAAGCCGACGAGTTCGAGAAAGCCGCGAAGGCGAACGGCGGCACGATCGTCGCGCGCGAATTCACGAACGACAAGGCCGTCGACTTCAGCGCGCAGCTCACGAAGATCAAGAGCACGAATGCCGACCTGGTGTTCTTCGGCGGCCTCGACGCGCAGTCGGCGATGCTCGTCAAGCGCATGCGCCAGCTCGGCATCCGCGCGCAGTTCCTGGCGGGCGGCGGCGTGATGAACGCGAACTTCATCAAGCTCGCCGGCAACGCGGCCGAAGGCGCGTCCGTGTGGGAGTACGGTCAGCCGCTGTCGCGTCTCGCGAAGGGCAAGCAGTTCGAAACGAAATTCAAGCAGAAGTACGGCGTCGACATGCTCGCGTATGCGCCGTTCGCGTACGACGCGACGTGGATCGCGATCAACGCGATGCAGAAGGCGAACTCGACGAAGCCGACCGATTTCAACGGTGCGCTGAAGGGCACGCGCTACGACGGCATCACCGGCACGATCGCGTTCACGAACACGGGCGACCTGAAGAACCCGAGTTCGACGCTGTATGAAGTGAAGAACGCCGCGTGGCAGCCCGTCACCACGCAAACGGCGGACTGAATACCCGAACGCGCGCGGACTTTCGCGGCGACGCCGGACGTGCTGAAATACCCACGGCGATCAAATGCGATCGCAGCGCATGTCGGGGCGATTCGCCGGGCGGTCCGCACGCACGGCGCCGCGCGCGACGCGGCACGAACAACCTTCGGACGCGGCCCGCTGGCCGCGCCTTTCACGTGCAACTGGAGTCAGTCGTGAGTTCTCAAGTCGTCATCGTCGGCGGTGGTGTGATCGGCAGCTCGATCGCCTATTTCCTGCGCGCTACCGATCCGACGGTGTCCGTGACCGTCATCGAACGCGATCCGACCTATGCGAGGTCGTCGTCGGCGCTGTCGGCCGCATCGATTCGCCAGCAGTTCTCGACGCCGCTGTCGATCGAGATGTCACTGTTCGGGATCGACTTCCTGCGCACGATCGGCGAGCGGCTCGAGGTCGACGGCACGCGGCCGTCGATCGATCTGCATGAAGGCGGCTACCTCTTCCTCGCGACGCCGGCAGGCGATGCGACGCTGCGCGAGAACCATGCGCTGCAGACGAAGCTCGGCGCCGATATCCGCTTGATGGATCGCGATGCGCTGCGCGCGAAATTTCCGTGGCTGAACGTCGACGATCTCGTGTCAGGCGCTTATGGCGCAAGCGGCGAAGGATGGTTTGACGGCTACGGGCTCGTGCAGGCGCTGCGCAAGAAGGCGCAGGCACTGGGCGCGCGCTACGTGCCGGCCGACGTGACCGGCGTCGTTCGCGACGGTCGCAAGGTCACGCATGTGATGACGAGCGACGGCGAGCGCTACGCGTGCGATACGCTCGTCAACGCGGCGGGCGCGTGGACGCGCACACTGTCGTCGATGATGGGCATCGACATTCCCGTGTATGCGCGGCGTCGCAGCATCTTCAACGTTTCATCGCCGGCGCAGCTCGCCGGTTGTCCGCTGCTGATCGATCCGACCGGCGTGTATTTCCGGCCGGAAGGGCGCACGTATATCTGCGGGACGTCGCCGAGCCCGGATCGCGATCCCGATGATCTGCCGCTCGACGAGGTCGATCACGATTTGTTCGATGAGGTGATCTGGCCGACGCTCGCGAATCGCGTGCCGGCGTTCGAAGCGCTGCGCGTGGAGAACTGCTGGTCCGGGTATTACGAGTACAACGTGTTCGATCACAACGCGATCATCGGGTATCACCCCGAGCTCGATAACGTCGTGTTCGCGAACGGCTATAGCGGGCACGGGCTGCAGCAGGGGCCCGCGACCGGGCGTGGGGTGAGTGAACTGATTCTGGGCGGGCGATATGAATCGCTCGACCTGTCGTCGCTCGGCTGGGAGCGCGTGCTCGAAAACCGGCCGATCGTCGAAAAGAACGTCGTGTAGCGCGGCGTGACCGCCCGGTGTGGGGTGGGCGGGATTCTCCTTGTGTCTCAATCTGATTGGCCCGGCTTTGCCGGGCTTTTTTTGTTCTTTGGGGGTTATGGGTGGGGGGCGGCAATCGGCCATGAAGCGCCGTTCGCCTGCATGCACATTCGGACACTCGAGCGACCGCTCCAGTCGGCAAACGGCCGTTCCGATGAGAATGATTCAGATTCCGTCATCTGCCAAAGCGCTCCTGACCTGCACTTAGGGTGTCAGAACCCGGTGAATTCTCGACCCGACGGATGGCGCTGCGGCGACATGCTACGATCAACGCGATCCGACTTTCATCCCGACGCACGATGACGACAATGTATGAATTGCTCGGTGTGTGCGAGAACGCGACCGACGAGGAAATCAAGCGAGGCTACCGAAAGGCGGCGATGAAAGCGCATCCCGACCGCAACGTCGGGTGCGAAGCGGACGCGCATGCGCGATTTCAGGAGATCAAGGAGGCATACGCGATTCTCTCGGACCCGGAGCTGCGCCGCGTCTATGACACCACTTACGCAGAGGAAATGCTGCGTCACGCACGGCTTCGCGAAGAAGAGGAGCGCTTGAACGCGGAGCGCGAAGCGGAATATGCACGGTTCGTGGCATGGGCAATGCGCTTCGCCGAGCAAGGGCACAACCGCGACGTCGTGTTCGGTGTTCTGCTCGGCCGTGATTGCGATGTTCAACTCGCCGAGCGCATTGCCGGCAGCGTGGTCGAGTTGCATGCGTCGCGCCAGCCGGGCGCATCGCCGGACGGGGAGCGTGATGAACAGATGCCGCAATGCGACGAGAGGGCGACACAGGCGGCATCGGCGCAGGCGTCAAAGAGCGACGCGCGAAGGAGTGGCGAACACGCGCATACGGACTTTTTCAGCGCTCTCTGGCACGGCGTGTTCGGGCTGCGCCGGTGAGCCTTGGTGTGTGACCAGTTCTGCAAACGCAGAACTCGACCGCGATCGGTGCCAACTTCGGGGGAGTTTTTTTGATCGACTGCTTCATGAATTGACGGCTAATTGGGCAGTAATCGGCCAGGAAGCGACATTCGTGCATCTGAGTACAATCGTCAACAATCAGCCCCAGACTTGATGGCCGTTTTCGGTTTGCGAGACGAAGCGATGAAGGTAACGATTGCGTACATCGAAGAACCCCCATTCGGCTGGACCGAAGCGGATGGCACCGCTACCGGTGCTGATATCGAGCTTGCGGAGACGATTCTGCGCCAGATCGGCGTCGATAAGATCGAGTATTGCCTGACGACGTTCAGCGAATTGCTACCCGGCGTTCAGGCAGGTCGCTGGGACATGAATGTCCCTCTCTTTGTGACGCCGCAGCGAGCCAATGCGGTTGCGTTCAGCTTACCCGTGTGGGCAAACGAGGACGGTTTTCTGGTTCGACCTGGAAACCCGAGAGCGCTCGTTAGCTATTCGTCAATCGCCAAATGTCCTGATGCGCGCCTCGGCATAATTGCGGGACAGGTGCAGCATGATTCGGCGACGGCGTCAGGTGTAAGCGAAGAGCAAATCGTCATCTTTGAGCACCAAGCCGACGCGATCTCGGCCATTCTCTCTGGCGCGATTGACGCATACGCGAGTACAGCCTTGGGAAATCGAATTATCGCGAGCCGGATGGGAAGTTTGGTGATCGAGGCCGTCGCGCACGAGCGAGATAGAAGTGGCAGCCGGCGGACGCCTCAGCTTGGAGCGTTTTCATTCAACCAAGGGAACGCGGATCTTCTAAAAGCGGTCAATCAGCGACTTCGTTCATATCTCGGCTCGCCGGATCATCGCGCTCGTATGGCGAGATTCGGGCTGACGGACCGCGAGATCGATCCAAGTGTCCTGAATGCAGGATAGGTCGGTGCTCGGCCAACAGGAGACGTTCCGCGCAATGGCATGAATCGTTGACAAACTGCTGACCGTCGGCACAGCATCAAGTCTTGGCGGCAGCCAGTGGCCATCTAGGACCGGCGATTGCTCTTAAGCAGCCCGTACAGCGCGCTATCCGACACCTCATCGCCAACCACCCACCGATCACGCAACAATCCTTCCCGGACAAATCCGAGCCGTTCGAGAAGGCGCGCCGAGGCTACGTTGCGCGGGTCGATATCCGCCTCAATTCGGCGTAAGTTCAGCGTGCCGAATGCGTGCTCGATCAGCGCGGAGGTGGCCTCTGTCATATAGCCGCCTCCCCAATGATTACGTTGCAGACTAAAGCCTATCTCCGCACGTCGGCATTGCTCATCCGCATGAAAGAGAGCGCAGTCCCCGAGCACTTCGCCGGTTGTCCGCAATTCGAGTGCCCAAATGAACTCCTGACCGTTAGCGGAGGTCCTCAACTTACGCGCGACGCGATCCATCGCCTGATCTAAGCAAGTCATCGTCGGAAACGGCAAATAGCGCATCGCGTCCGCGTCCGACCAGATGGCGAAAAGCGCTTGCACGTCTTCATCACGAAGCGGCCGCAGAATGAGGCGAGAGGTAGTCAGCGTGACGGGTCCGAACAACGGCATGACGGCTGGCAGGCGAGAATATAGAGGCCCCATTAAAACATGTGAGCCGCGCACCAACAACCGCATGCGTCGAACCGCATGGCGGCGCAGTGTGAGTGAGTCCGCTTTCGGGATTTGAATCCGTCCCTTCAGGGTCGATCGGCGCCGGTCGCGCGTTGCAGGGCGGCGGCTGGCCGCGTTCGGCCACTTTCGGTCGTTCAACCGCGCGCTCAGGCGGACGTTCGGATGTCCGTTGCGCCTTGGATAACGGTTGTTCCCTCGGTCGCGTCGCTACTTGATGGGCTTCAACAGCCCGCTATCGGGCAAGCTCTGCTGGTCGACCAAGCCGGATGCGCTCGTGATTACCCATCACGAGCGCCAAGCGATCGGGCAACCCGAAAGCCAAGATCATCGATTGCAAACGTCGGATGGCTACGACGTCGATTCGTCGCAAGGCAGCCTCGTTCGGCATCCGCCCATCCGCCGCCACGAAACACGCGATACGAACCATAGACTTCCGGGTCGTATAGATCGGCGCACCACTCCCAAACGTTTCCTAGCGTGTCGAAAAGCCCCCAGTCATTTGCTTGCTTTTGACCCACCTCATGCGTGTGGCCCCCCGAGTTTTCTCTATACCAAGCTATATCGCCGAGTTTGCCGTATCTCGGACCATTTGTTCCGGCGCGGCAAGCGTACTCCCATTCAGCTTCGGTGGGCAGGCGATAGCCGTTACTTTCCGGGACAAGAGAAGCCCCCGTTCCATCGCCATGAAATTCATAACAGTCGAGAAGGCCGGCTGCCTTTGAAAGCATGTTGCAGAACCGGGTGGCATCAATCCAGGATACGTTGACTACTGGACATTGCGCGGCGACATGCGACGATGGCCATTGTCCGGTTACCGCAGCATATTGCGCCTGCGTGATGGGATAGCGGCCGATCAAAAAATGCGGCAGCTCGACAGACCATCTACGGCCAATTCTGTCGTCCCTCAATGCAATCGCTCCTGCGGGAACGCGTATCGTTTGTATATCGAGTGTTTCAGACAGATGTTCCATTTTCCTCATGACAATAGAAACTGCTTACAGCGGCAAAGGCCTCCAACGCAGTATCTAACACGGCTTACCTCGCATTCACGGAAGCAGCATGAGTGGGGAGCGAGGTGCGCCAAAACGAAGGATGCGTTGGATCAAATGCGCGCGCGTTCGATAGCCGGGCGAAGCTGACGTCGCGCGAGCGACTGTTGTATGTTGAAAGCCGTCATTGTCGTCGAGCTGGGGCGACGGGCCGAAGTGGGTCGGAAAGCGCCGTTCGTCTCCCCACAGCTAGCGGACCCTGAACGTCTGCAACTTAGCAGAAAGAAGCCGTTCCGGCGGCGCTCGTGGTCCCCAACTCGGCACGCGGAATACAACAGCCGACGCCTAGACCTTTCCTAGAAGAAGTCAGCGCAGAATGCGACGGTTTGACGATCGACTCGTGTGCCGCGGGTTCATCCATTCGAACGCCCCTCACTCGACCGGCGGAATCGCGCCTTCTGACAAGGTTTTGATGAGCCTCATGCGACGTCGTTCGAGATCCGCGATCTGACGATCGATAGCTTCGAGGCGTTGCCGCTGGATATCCGTGATCTGGTCGCACGAACGCGCGCCTTCGATCAGAAGCATGCAGTCCGGGAAGCCGAGAATGTCTTCGATGGTGAAACCGGTCGCGATCATGCGCCGGATCTGCTTGACCTGCGTGACCGCCCTGTCGGGGAACATCCGATATCCATTGTCCGCGCGCACCGACGCGAGCAAACCGTGTTTGTCGTAGTGACGGATCGATCGCACGCTTACGCCGGTGCGTTGCGAAACTTCTCCGATAGTCAGCAGTTCCTTTGGGAGCATCTTGTCCATGAAAAGCAGACTAGCACAAAGCGCTTGACTCTGACATTAGTGTCAGGGTTCAGACTGAGCGGACGATTCACCTTGAGGCCTTCTTCATGCTCACCCGAATGCTCAGATACCTGCTGGCCGCCGCAGTCTCCGCGGCAACGTTATTTGCGGCGATACCTGCTACGGTCGCTGCTCCGACAAGCTATATGGTTACATCGAAGGATGGTGTAAGGCTTTCGGTTCAGGAAAGCGGCAATCCCAACGGCCCACCGGTCATTTTCATTCACGGTTTGCTTGGCAGTCGCCTGAACTGGGAAGCGCAAGCGCAAAGCCCCGAATTGCGCAAATACCGGATCATCACCTACGATCTGCGCGGCCACGGCCTGTCGGATAAACCATCTGGCGCCACGCCGTATCACGATGGACGTCGTTGGGCCGACGACCTCAAAGCAGTCATCGCCGGCTCGCATGCGAGAAAACCCGTTGTGGTCGGTTGGTCGCTTGGCGGTGCGGTGATATCGAACTACCTGGCAACGTATGGCGACGGCAACATCGCCGGCGCCGTATACGTCGATGGTGTCGTCGAACTCGCCCCGGGTCAGATCATTGACCATCCCGAGGTCTATCGGGACATGAATTCGCCGGACCTGAAAACACATCTCGATGGCGAGCGTACCTTCATTGGGCTGTGCTTCAACCGCCGTCCGGACGCCGACACTTTCAGCCGATTGCTCGCCAACGCCGCGCTGGCGTCGTGGGACATGCAG
Protein-coding sequences here:
- a CDS encoding CsbD family protein, encoding MDRNRIEGKLKQLKGSVKEALGKVTGDRETEAEGVAEQQAGKIQEKAGEAADEVRRHTGSDRH
- a CDS encoding branched-chain amino acid ABC transporter substrate-binding protein, with translation MTFRIRSLSGIALTAAILAFQTGAAHAQETVVKVGVAVPLTGGGAAYGKDIENGVRMAVDEANAAHTTIGGKPVKFVVASQDDQSDPRIGVQAAQQLTDAQVAVVIGHFNSGTTLPASKIYAKAGIPMITPSATNPDITRAGLGTVYRVIATDAQNAGNAGAYAASVTKAKRIAIIDDRTAFGQGEADEFEKAAKANGGTIVAREFTNDKAVDFSAQLTKIKSTNADLVFFGGLDAQSAMLVKRMRQLGIRAQFLAGGGVMNANFIKLAGNAAEGASVWEYGQPLSRLAKGKQFETKFKQKYGVDMLAYAPFAYDATWIAINAMQKANSTKPTDFNGALKGTRYDGITGTIAFTNTGDLKNPSSTLYEVKNAAWQPVTTQTAD
- a CDS encoding NAD(P)/FAD-dependent oxidoreductase; this encodes MSSQVVIVGGGVIGSSIAYFLRATDPTVSVTVIERDPTYARSSSALSAASIRQQFSTPLSIEMSLFGIDFLRTIGERLEVDGTRPSIDLHEGGYLFLATPAGDATLRENHALQTKLGADIRLMDRDALRAKFPWLNVDDLVSGAYGASGEGWFDGYGLVQALRKKAQALGARYVPADVTGVVRDGRKVTHVMTSDGERYACDTLVNAAGAWTRTLSSMMGIDIPVYARRRSIFNVSSPAQLAGCPLLIDPTGVYFRPEGRTYICGTSPSPDRDPDDLPLDEVDHDLFDEVIWPTLANRVPAFEALRVENCWSGYYEYNVFDHNAIIGYHPELDNVVFANGYSGHGLQQGPATGRGVSELILGGRYESLDLSSLGWERVLENRPIVEKNVV
- a CDS encoding J domain-containing protein, whose translation is MTTMYELLGVCENATDEEIKRGYRKAAMKAHPDRNVGCEADAHARFQEIKEAYAILSDPELRRVYDTTYAEEMLRHARLREEEERLNAEREAEYARFVAWAMRFAEQGHNRDVVFGVLLGRDCDVQLAERIAGSVVELHASRQPGASPDGERDEQMPQCDERATQAASAQASKSDARRSGEHAHTDFFSALWHGVFGLRR
- a CDS encoding transporter substrate-binding domain-containing protein; the protein is MKVTIAYIEEPPFGWTEADGTATGADIELAETILRQIGVDKIEYCLTTFSELLPGVQAGRWDMNVPLFVTPQRANAVAFSLPVWANEDGFLVRPGNPRALVSYSSIAKCPDARLGIIAGQVQHDSATASGVSEEQIVIFEHQADAISAILSGAIDAYASTALGNRIIASRMGSLVIEAVAHERDRSGSRRTPQLGAFSFNQGNADLLKAVNQRLRSYLGSPDHRARMARFGLTDREIDPSVLNAG
- a CDS encoding GNAT family N-acetyltransferase gives rise to the protein MPLFGPVTLTTSRLILRPLRDEDVQALFAIWSDADAMRYLPFPTMTCLDQAMDRVARKLRTSANGQEFIWALELRTTGEVLGDCALFHADEQCRRAEIGFSLQRNHWGGGYMTEATSALIEHAFGTLNLRRIEADIDPRNVASARLLERLGFVREGLLRDRWVVGDEVSDSALYGLLKSNRRS
- a CDS encoding formylglycine-generating enzyme family protein yields the protein MEHLSETLDIQTIRVPAGAIALRDDRIGRRWSVELPHFLIGRYPITQAQYAAVTGQWPSSHVAAQCPVVNVSWIDATRFCNMLSKAAGLLDCYEFHGDGTGASLVPESNGYRLPTEAEWEYACRAGTNGPRYGKLGDIAWYRENSGGHTHEVGQKQANDWGLFDTLGNVWEWCADLYDPEVYGSYRVFRGGGWADAERGCLATNRRRSHPTFAIDDLGFRVARSLGARDG
- a CDS encoding MerR family transcriptional regulator, yielding MDKMLPKELLTIGEVSQRTGVSVRSIRHYDKHGLLASVRADNGYRMFPDRAVTQVKQIRRMIATGFTIEDILGFPDCMLLIEGARSCDQITDIQRQRLEAIDRQIADLERRRMRLIKTLSEGAIPPVE
- a CDS encoding alpha/beta fold hydrolase gives rise to the protein MLTRMLRYLLAAAVSAATLFAAIPATVAAPTSYMVTSKDGVRLSVQESGNPNGPPVIFIHGLLGSRLNWEAQAQSPELRKYRIITYDLRGHGLSDKPSGATPYHDGRRWADDLKAVIAGSHARKPVVVGWSLGGAVISNYLATYGDGNIAGAVYVDGVVELAPGQIIDHPEVYRDMNSPDLKTHLDGERTFIGLCFNRRPDADTFSRLLANAALASWDMQKEIPTMTVFAAEALSKTRVPLLFIYGSRDALVDTPTTLARAKALNPRIQSKVYVDAGHAPFIEEPDRFNHDLAEFVRSVSGK